CCCGCGGAGTTGACAGCTTTGATGTAGAACAGGTAGTTCTCATTGGGCTGCAGCAGAACTCTCTGCTCATAGCCTTTTATTCCAGAAATAGACCTAGCCAGATACACACGTTTGAGTTCAAGCAAACAAACAGTCGCAACGGTGTCAGTAGGTACCACTTGCTTTTGTTAAAGCACCACTGTAttaacatttattcatttagcagatgcttttatctgaAGCCACTTACAACACAGTGCAGGTATACAattttcagagtgtgtgttccctggCTACAAACACAAAGGTCAGTCACCAAGCcaacacactgagaacaattcACAAACCGTAACAGTTCAGAATAAGCTTCTAAGCCATGTTTATGCAAACAGTTGTGTGGGCCAGACTGAGACAGTCCCCATCTATCGACCAGTTCTGTGTCTGCCGTTAGCACATAAGCACAGCCTGTGAGCTTGGAGGTACTTATAACTTATGTACTGAACTGGCCCAGCTCAGACCGTGGGATGGAGCAACATGACGGGCAGTTTTACACTGTGCCCCTGCATGTTCTctgggggtttgtgtgtatgtttttcgtACAGTGCTGTGTGACCGACCTGAGGCCCTCTCCCTCACAGGCGTACTGGCGGCAGTACTCCAGCGTGAAGCTCTCCGCGGCAGATGGCTGCTCCGTGGTCCAGCGCAGGGTGGCCGAGTCCCACAGGACGGTGCACTCTTTGGGCTGGATCACTGGTACAGATGGAGCtgtggaagacacacacacacacacacacacacacacacacacacacacacacacacacacacacacacacacacacacacacaaacacacacacacacaagatacatacacacacaaacaaatcacaatTCATCCATCAGCATATACTTTTGCTTCAGTATGTCTTTCCTTGACCTAATACACCTGCGAATGTTAGTCATTCTTCATCATTCAACATCATTTTTACAGTTATATAATTAATGAAAATCTTCCACTTGATAATAGTCTGACCAGTGACATTTTAAATCGTATTTCCCGCAAAATGACCTTAACATTGAGTAAGCTTAGCTAATTCTGGCACTTGACTAATGACCACAGTTACACACATTTATCAGGCATCTCCTGCTCCCAATTACCCACTATATTATACAACTATCAAGTGTCATGAGCCAGACATGCAGAGATAAACTCACCTGTTTTGAAGGATAGTCTCTCACTAGCCAGGCTGCATCCTGTATAGTTCACAGCCATCACCCACACCTTATAACTCTTGTCTGGATCCAGTTCCTCCAGAGTGCAGTAGCTCTCCTTCACCGTCACCCTGTACTCCTCAGAGAtggctgggggagagagagccaaCACAGTCTGCTCACAGTTTTCCTCAAGAGCATTTGTTCTACTGCACAGGTAAATACAATTctaattatttatttcaataaatactcttaagaaatgtttttattatatgaCTACTGTTcatatgtgtacatttgtgcatgtgcctgtgtgtgtgtgtgtgtgtatgtgtgtgtacctccttgAGGGTCCTCCATGCAGTACACCTGGAAGCAGTCAATGATATCCCCCTCATTGACTGTCCAGTATACAGTGACAGAGTTGGTAGTAGCAGAGTTGGCTTCTTGGGGCTGAAGATGTGGTTTTTGTGGCACTAGAATACCAATATATCCAAAGACAAGCACTGTTATGTACTACTCAAATATGTACGTACAAAATGAACAAGACACAGTTAAGATacatttaaagatgcagtccgcgatttggttttggttttgcaaaaggttgttaatatttgagctcaaccgtcaatcaaattacacccctcccttccatgctcctgaagcaccgtgttgattggctgggattgtttatctatgtttgtttcccattcacagggccagggctgtgtatgaacaccagaggTTATTTGAGCGCAAACcgtgaatggacagctagaagACCACGAGGAGCAATTTGCTTAATGTAGCAAAaggtgtatgggattagaatagcGAACTGCACCTTTAACCCAACAAACAATGCAAGCACACCTGGAATGCCTTTACGATGCTTCTGGCCATTTCCTGAGCCCTTGGCATAATCATCAAATACAGAAAGTCCACGTGGCCCAAGTTCCAAAGACATTGTAGACTCCAAAGCTTTGGCAAGGCTGTTAAGAAATGACTGCAGTTTTAGTTCAAAGGGAAAGCTGCTAAATCATTTGATGATGCACATAATTATTACAGTGCCACAAAGCGCAAAGTACTATAAATACATAATTGAAAGCTGACTTGAAGTAATGTtaattccacacaaacacaacccaacaAATCAAGAAAATAATTAACAGTTGACAGATGGAACTACAGAATAATGTACTGTAAACTATATGATGAAAGTGTTCTGATGTATTCTGAAGTTcacaataacataacataatcacAGTCGTCCACACATCTTCAGTATATTGAGACGTTTGGACATACAGTAAAAAGCACTGTGAAGAActccacagacagcacaggctgCAAGTCTGAAGCCATGCAGGACATTTGATGAGAACTTCTAGGCTCTGTTAATGTTGCAGCTGTTTTATTCCAGAACAGCGTGGACTACGTGTAGACATGCTGATTAATCTTGATTCGTGATTTTGCGTTGTGGGTGAATTTACACATCATACCAAGGGACAAAGACATTTTGGACACATCAATAAGGAGAAAACGGCTGAATATCTCCAACAGCAGCCCAACAGCACCACACACTGACTATCCACAATCCTCAAGCATCATATAGCTTTCTTTTAGAGACATCATTAATATGTCATTAACTGGTATATATCTGTTAGTAGTGTCATTCTGTCATGAGTAGTGTCTAATAATCACAAAACTGTAGagtattgaaataaaaatatgcGGTTAATTTATATACATTCTGCTTTTTCTACTCAGAAATTCTTGGCACAAATGCAGCAATGCAAATTAACATGCAAATTATAAAAGACCAGCcttggttttgttttgctgaTACAATCAATAGAGTTATGCAAGTTTGGTAGTACagcatatatattttattttatattacctCATGTTTATGTCTTTGGATGACTGGGAATGGAAAAGAAGATTTTTGATTACATGTACTCTTAGGGAAAATATCCTGGTCCAACCTTAAAATTAGTACCAATTTGCAGGAATTCTCAGTCATgaaatatgaatatgtatgATGAAATTACGTTCAACTACTGTTATTCCTTACTGTTTCGAACTGTGAAGCATCACTGATTTAGTATTTCTACCACTTTTTGCAAATCTGTGCACATTTTCATTGCACATAGTgtataaacatttatttaaaatatcttgTCAAAAAGAATCTACAAAATCATACTGATTGTGTGTCTAATCAGTTATAATCAACCTGTTTATTATTCTGTGAAAGATATTAGTACTCTGTAAAATATAATTACAGTAAATAATTTGCAAAAGGTTCTGTTATCACTTTCAATTCACTTTCAATTGCTTTGGGAAAAAAGCATTTTATAAATGATAAATTTCAAGCTAAAGGTTAAAACACGGATATACTTCACTTACAATCACGAACATGAAGGGGTCAGACTCATCCTCCAGCGATAAGTTCTTCTCCAGCATCTCTTTGGCAGCGTCGATGCTTTCTTGAAAGGAGACAATCTGGTCGTAGAGCTTCTCGAGCTttgccttcttctcctcctccattgcGTTAGACATCTCATTGTACTGATCCATCACCAGTTTCAGCATTTCCTCGTTCTGATCGTCCATAGCTTGTTCGTTGGTCTTGCAATGTTCCTTTGAAAAATTCAAAGAAGTAAGCTTTCAGAAATGGAAGTGGCTATTTGTTCTTCATATAACTAGAGACATACTTAAAATACAGATATTTCATATCATACTGTATATCAGATCTAGTACCTCCACTGAATTGTAGGCCAGCTCAATCTCTGACACCATGTCCTCAATATTTTCAGATCTTTCTTGCAATGTAGATATCCGATTGCTAAGACGGTCCTGTCAAAAAAGATATAGACATGATGCTGCATGAAGGTTTACAAAGGTTGTTTTGATGAATCAATAAATTGAGTCTGAGGATATTGACATACAACAAGGTGGACAAAAGACATGCAAGATGGACTGCAGTCTCATACAGACAatgtgtctgtcactgtggGGGGAATAAAACATGAAGGTTTTTTTCTATGactataaataaaacatgacaaacaGTGAAGCAAAGTATGGTTGgaataatttaaaataattacagCATGTCCTCTGAAGATGTTAAGTAATTTTCAGGAAAACGGTGGAAAATGTATGGCACTTGCTCAACTAAGTGAAAAGGTTATGTAAAGTCCATCAGGTATCAATATTCCTGTCATCTCTTGAAATAAAGACAACACATCATCAGTTAGTTTAAAAGAGCTTTAGCTCTCCTGGTAATATGGGACGAGTGACTTTACGATCAAGGACCCCTGAGACTGTAGAGAAAGATCGTATATCACTATGCCTCTGGATGATGTCACACAAGACCTTTCCCACACATCAAAACAGAAGGTGACCTCATTACTGCAGTGTACTGTGACGGGAGAAGTCATTGAGACAAACGTCCCTTGACTGAGGACGTGATCGAAGAGTTGATTATTGAAGAGTCATCACTTCTTACGTATAACGTTGGTATAATGTGTTTTATCACATCTCCCATGAATAACTTCAGACTTCACAATGTACTTAACTGTAATTGGAAAATATATCATATAGATGAtaaaatattacgttaaataacatttaaaatatttgtgTAAGTGTTTTACTTACTAAGAAAGATACAGTAGGAATGTTATTAATGAACACAATGATACTGACCTTCAGGTCTTCATGCGCTTTATCCAAACGGCACACGTCATGATTTTGATGTTCTTCCATCATCATAACTGGGCACTGGCACACAAGACAGAAGGTATCCAGTAATTGCATTTTAGCTTGATCTTCCTCTGACAGCTGAATACTCTCTGACGCCTCAATAATCTCATAGTCTGCCTCCAGGACATCTTCAGCAGCCTCTTCCTCTAAGACCTTGCTCGTGTCCCCCTCTGCAAGGtgttcatcctcttcctcctcagggatgacctctgtctccacaccaGGATACTCCCTGGCCTCTTGTGGAGTGACAATCTCATAACCAAGCTCCTCTGCAGTTTCATCATGATACTCTGGATCTTTAAGGCACTCTGGCTCGGGCAGGACTGAGAGGTCCTCCTGAGGAGAGAAGCTTCGGAGGGGAGAAAACACTGggccctctggctctccctctttccGATCCTCAGTTGTCACCTCCTCGACCTTTACaagagctggagctgctgaagGTGATGGTGTCCTAACTGCTTTATTTTCCACAGTTACAACCTCAGGGCCAAATGTCTCGACTGAGGGAATTTCTGCTACTGCATCAGTAACAGTTTTATCTGAAACTTCTTCCTCAGTTACAACCTCAGGACCTGGGATCTCAACTGAGGGAATTTCTGCCACCATATCAGTTTTATCTGACACTTTGTTTTCCACAATCAAAACCTCATTTGGTTTCTCAACTGATGGAATTTCTGCTACATCGTCCACAGTTGTATCTGAAACTTTGTTTTCCGCAGTTACAACCTCATCTGGTGTCTCAACTGAGGGTATTTCTGCCCCTACACAACTAACAGTTTTATCTGACACCTTGGTTTCTGCACTCACAACCTCAGGACCTGGGATCTCAACTAAAGGAATTTCTGCCACTACATCATTAACAGTTTTATCTGACACTTTGTTTTCCTCAGTTACAACCTCGGGGCCTGGGGTCTCAACTGATGGAAGTTCTGCTACTACATTGTCCACAATTGTATCTGAAACTTTGTTTTCCACAGTTACAACCTCAGGACCTGGGATCTCAACTGAAGGAATTTCTGCCACTGCGTCATTAACAGTTTTATCTGACACTTTGTTTTCCTCAGTTACAACCTCGGGGCCTGGGGTCTCAACTGATGGAAGTTCTGCTACAACATCGTCCACAATTGTATCTGAAACTTTGTTTTCCACAGTTACAACCTCAGGACCTGGGATCTCAACTGAAGGAATTTCTGCCACTGCATTATTAACAGTTTTATCTGACACTTTGTTTTCCTCAGTTACAACCTCAGGACCTGGTGTCTCAACTGAGGGAATTTCTGCCTCTGCATCATTAACAGTTTTATCTGAGACTTTTTCCACAGTTACAACCTCATCTGGTTTCTCGACCAAGGGTATTTCTGCCCCTACACAACTAACAGTCTTATCTGACACCTTGGTTTCTGCACTCACAACCTCAGGACCTGGGATCTCAACTAAAGTAATTTCTGCCACTACATCATTAACAGTTTTATCTGACACTTTGTTTTCCACAGTTACAACCTTGGGGCCTGGGGTCTCAACTGATGGAAGTTCTGCTACTGCATCAGTAACAGTTTCATCTGAAACTTTTTCCACAGTTACAACCTCATCTGGTTTCTCGACAGAGGGTATTTCTGCCCCTACACAACTAAAAGTTTTATCTGAAACTTTTTCCACAGTAACAACCTCAGGGCCGGGGGTCTCAACTGAGGGAATTTCTGCCACCATATCAGTTTTATCGGACACTCTGTTTTCCACAATCAAAAACTCATTTCGTGTCTCAACTAATGGAATTTCTGCTACTTCATCGTCCACAGTCGTATCTGAAACTTTGTTTTCCACAGTTACAACCTCATCTGGTGTCTTAACTGAGGGTATTTCTGCCTCTACACAACTAACAGTTTTATCTGGCACCTTGGTTTCTGCACTCACAACCTCAGAACCTGGGGTCTCAACTGAAGGGATTTCTGCCACTGCATCACTCACTATCTTATCTGAGACTGCAATGTCTGGTTTTACTGAGTCCAGTTTATCCACAGCAGCTTTGATGTCATCCTGTGTAACTTCTATTCGACTGTCACCACCTGCTTCTGTTGGTACAATACTTTCTTCATTTACTTTCTCGGGCATAACATCTACCTCTACTTTGGGTTTGTCTAAAGCTTGTAGCTCTCTGACCTCAGGTTTAACCTTTTCCAGCTCAGCCTCTTCTGACTGTTGCACAGCTTCTTTATCACTCTCTGCATCAGTCTCTGGTAAGACTTCTTGTTTCAAATCCTTCTGAACACTGGTAACTCCCTCTGTAGTTCGGGTCACAGGCTCTTCACTTTCCTTAAGTCCTGACGCTACAGGTGGCATTTCTGGTTTACTTGTAGGTAACTGGTTTTCAGTTGCCATGTCCAGAGGTAATGGCACTTTACCCAGAAAAACCTCTATTATTGGTACAACAGCTTCCTTGCCTGTTATCCTCTGTGCCTGTTTTACTACATGTTTGGTTATTGTCACTCCAGCTTCAGCAAGCTTTTCCCTGTTAGCAACGACTAAGTCAATTGTTTCAATATTACTTGGGGAAAGTATGACAGTGGATTGTTTATCTTCTACTTGCTTAGGTTCATGAGCATCACAAACGATGTCTGTGTTTACCTGCAATACAGTGGCCATTTCATTAGAGGCTTCAGagttttcatttttctcttcagTTTCATCAACTAGTTCCTCAGACTCAGTCAAATATTGAATTTTTTCTACTGGTGTTTCAGTGGCGTGATTCATTTCTTCCCCTTTCTCAGGCTCAGGACCTGCGCTAATTACTTCTGCATTAACCTGCAATGCAGGGCTTATTCCTTGAAGTAGTTCAGATGCTTCACTCATCTTCTCCACAGGTTTATCAAGTTCTTGCTCTTGAATCGCATCTACTTGTTCTTGAACTTCACTTTGAGGAAATTCCACAGACAACTGAGGCTCTGAGGCGTCCATGGTGTCTTTAGCAACACTTATTAAATTATCATCTTTTACTGTCTTCTCTATGGCTTCACTTTTCTCATCCAATAATGTGTCTGTGACCTCTTCCTGCTCTGTTGTATCAGGCTTGAGGTCCTCAGTTTCTACCTCAGGTACACACTTAATCACATCCTCTTCTTTAATGATGACAGCAGCCAGAGTAGaattatcttttttcttttgagaAATGATGTCTTTGCTGCCTCCTGCGACTTCATTTGGAACTTGACTTATACCGTCTGTTCTATGCTGTTCTGCTGACACAGCACTTGGAGGTTGGACATCTTCACTGACTTTTATGGCTTCAGGTGCTGTAACAATGACCTTTGACTTAGCAATTGGAACTGTGGGTTCTTCTTTCCTAATGACTGATTCTTCGACTTCAACTTGACTTTTAATGTCTGGTCTAGCTTGTTCAGCTACAATCTCATCTGACTTTTTCACCTCAGTGTCTTCTTTAACAGGTTCTTTAGATATCTTCGTGTCTGACTGTATTTCAGTTAcctcttccattttttttactgaaggCTCCTCAATTATTATGGGCGTTTCACTTGTTTTTTCTGATACATCCTCTGGGCTTGAGGTTTTCAAGTCCTGGGAATTTACTGGTTCCTTGATAGTATCTTTCATCACCTCCTCTGATTCAGACTTCTGGTACACTTCATTTGGCACATCTGGAGATTTTTTCAAAATTGTTCCAGAAATGTCCTTTGTTTCGCCTGGTGTCTCCTTTGAATCTTTTACCTTTTCTGGTATGTCATCATGCTTCCTAATTTCACTGACTGTCTCAGCTCTCTCCTCCAATATCGAGCTCCTGAAATCTTTCTGAATTACACATCCTGGTGACTCATGGATAACTTTTTCTGAATCACATGGTCTACAGTGATTTCCAACACAGACCTCTGTGTCACCCTCTTTTTCCTGCTCAATTTTACTTTCATCAGTAGCCTCGGTTATGGGCTCTTGACTGACTTTCTCTTGCTTTCCTGTATCCTCTGGTTGTGCCTTTTCACTTTCTGTCATTTGTTCAGTTGGCGGAATTTCTGTCTTATCCTCGCCTGAATCATCCACTTCCTTCACTCGCTTCAAACATCCAGTGAGTTCAAACTTGTTCTGTGGCCAGATGATTCTCCCTGCCTCTGTGTCATCGGTGACTTCAGGGGGATCCTCTGCCGATGGtgtctcatccttcaaaataAACCTTTCCAGGTAGCCTTCTTCGTCCTCGTCCTCAGAAAATCTTCTCTTGTAGGATTTCTCAGACACAGTGCTCTCAACATCTGAGTGGtcatcatctctccctctgactcccATGGCCTCATCATAGAGGTCAGTATACAGGAATGACATAGCCCTTGGCTCTTCCAGAAGACATTGATCTATAATCTTTGGAGGACCTTCGGGCAGGAATACAGGTATGAGAATTGTCTCCTGGCTGCCGAACAAGACTGAGCCACTCTCTTTCAATGATCTCGGTGCATCTTTTAGTCCTCCACCGCTGTCATCCTCTTCGGCATCTTCTTCTGCCATGCATCCAGTATTGGCGTAGAACACCTCATCCAGATGCTCGCTTGCAATATCATCATCCGTGATGATCACAAAGCTTTCCTCTATGCCTGATGGACTAGGCTCAGGCTTTGATTCCTCTTGAGGTTTCAAGTGTTCAGGCTCTTGGATGATGTCATCTTGCTCAGGGACCTCTGAAAGACTAAGCTGTTCACTAGGCACATGTGAATCGACCATTGTGAATTTCTCTAGGTAATCTACATCGggcctctctttctttgcctgTTTCAAGGCCTCTGATGCATCTTTGTCTGCTTGGGCCTTTTCTCTATCATCTATTTCCTGGGCGTTCATCTCTATAATCCCTGCAGGCGCTGCAGCTGGTTTACATCTAGACTTAATCTTTGGGGTGTGCTGTAAAAAGGACAAATTGTCCACCAGATCACTGGTCTCTTCTTCGTCCACTGTGGGAAGTTTTGATGGCACCACAATGTTTAGGATCTCATAACCCTCTGAGATGAGGCTGAACAGCTCCTGATCTTTATCCAGTTTCACTTCTGATGACTTGTCGTTTTCAGGCCTCACGTTGGGCACAGACACCTCTGCCATCGCCGGTCTCTCAGTTCCGTATGCAGCCGTTCTGGAGCTGGGCCTCTTGAGCCTGTCACCCAACCTGCTTCTGCCAGTTCTCTTGCGCTTCCTCACAATCTTATCCTCGTCCATGATGATGGTGATCTTTCCCTGTGCCCCTGAGCTTTCCAGACTGTCAGATGGCGAGCTTGCCTCGGACGCCCAGGGAGTGGAACACCTGCTGGAGGCAGTCTCCCAGACAATCCCACTGTCCTCACTCTGCACCGTCACCATGGAGAAGGATTGGTCCACCATAAGGCACTGAAGCTTGGGCTTGACATATGGGTCTTTGACTACTTCCTTCAAACTGCAAATGTGAATATGGAAAAAGAATTAATGGcatccacacacatctatgATGCAGAGTACcttttttggttatttaataAGTGGAACACAATGTATTATGTTACTGTAAAGTAGGACACTTGTTGACTGATAGGTAATATGTTAGGCAGGATACATTTCAGAACATGGTAACTTGAGATTAAGATGTGACGGGTACTTAACGATGCATGAAGGTGTGCAGGTTTGTAACTGCTCCAAGATCAAGCATTTCAATGGGCCATTTAACTTATTAATTCACTGTAATGGTACATGGTACATGCACATGTCATGCATCGCACGCTCTCACAACTATAAACAGAGGTACAAACTGAGATAAAGTTGACGAGGTGCCTTAACTTCACAGTTTACATACATCATCCACATTCTTAGAAACTTTAGCTTGACCCCACAGATAGCTGTGACACAGGCAATCCATATGGAATGTATATGAAAAAAGCAGTCTTTATAATTATGTGATATGAATAGCTCTTGGTTGTTAGATAGCCATTGCAGAATAAACATTTATTGCtagaaaaaatatttattttttgtgaaaaaaataaataaataaacaaaatgtttatcTGACTGAGGTGACATCTATGACAGAGTTGATACTTGCCTGACAATGGTGACAAGAGCCtggatttgtatttattttaataatgtaATACTTTTAATCAATCAGTTACTGCATTAGAACAAAAATAATAGTGAAgatgttattttttataaacattttatttttaagttaAGAAAGAAAATCTGTTGACATCTGACGGTGTTGACAAATTAGGCCTAATGTACAAATATAATTCATGTAGTAGCTGTttcgttttttgttgttgatgcTAGCTGCTAACAGAACCTACTTCATAAGAACAAAGTTATCTAAAAGTTTCAAATAATGACAGTGTTGAGATATCATGGTTGTGACAGAGGATATATTAACATTaagatttaaaatatttaaaaactaTAACTAGTTGAAGAGAAGTTGAAGTCATTAGGTGTCACAAATATGATATAATAATGACTAAATAAAACTCAGTAGGATAATTGTGTTtaatacattatattattaATCTTTCATAACATTTACAGTTAAAAatgtgttaattattaaacCTGGTAGTAGTTTAACTGACATGACTGCTAGGATACAACTCATAAGCCTAAAACATGGTCAAGAATTAAGACTTGACCTTCTGTCACACTGCCATAAGACTTGCCATAAATTCTACCCACTTATGATAGATGCATCTCACTAGCTGACCTGCACCCATCAGTCGAAGAGCTAGTCTATCTAGCTGGCAAATCAATTTTGTATTACGCTTTTAGCTCTTTCGTGACAGAGTTGTGTATAGTTACTTTACAATATTGGTCTGTCAATTACATTATGTTCAAGACTTCCAGTTAATGCGTCATCCATCATTCCAAAATAGCACACCCTCGATTCTGCCCCACAAATATTTGCTAAGTTTAACGTCTTGTGTATCCTAATGATCACAACTACTGCATTTTGGGCTGGATAATGATAGCCCATGAGGAAAGAATAAGGAATTATCAATCATTTCGCCTATCTTTTCTGCACGCTGGTTCGAACACCAGCCTACCTCTTGTGTAGTTCTTCAATCTCGTCCTCATCGTCGTCGTCAATAGTTCCTGACCCCTCGTCCTGTAACGCTTGTATTTCTGGCTCGAATTGTTCACTTTCCTCTTTCGAAGTGGTATCCATTTTATTGGTTTTgtgatattttgttgttttaaaagCCCTTTTGGTGTTGAAGATAGCTTCGTGTTGGGACCATTGCAAGTTGGGTGTTGTCCACCTGACTCAGCGCCTGCTAGAAATAGCAAGTGTTCCCCAACCCTGGGTGAGTGATATGAAATGCGTTATGATCTCAACCCCGCTTCAAAAGCAGTATTGGGTTGC
This sequence is a window from Clupea harengus unplaced genomic scaffold, Ch_v2.0.2, whole genome shotgun sequence. Protein-coding genes within it:
- the cmya5 gene encoding cardiomyopathy-associated protein 5 isoform X1 encodes the protein MDTTSKEESEQFEPEIQALQDEGSGTIDDDDEDEIEELHKSLKEVVKDPYVKPKLQCLMVDQSFSMVTVQSEDSGIVWETASSRCSTPWASEASSPSDSLESSGAQGKITIIMDEDKIVRKRKRTGRSRLGDRLKRPSSRTAAYGTERPAMAEVSVPNVRPENDKSSEVKLDKDQELFSLISEGYEILNIVVPSKLPTVDEEETSDLVDNLSFLQHTPKIKSRCKPAAAPAGIIEMNAQEIDDREKAQADKDASEALKQAKKERPDVDYLEKFTMVDSHVPSEQLSLSEVPEQDDIIQEPEHLKPQEESKPEPSPSGIEESFVIITDDDIASEHLDEVFYANTGCMAEEDAEEDDSGGGLKDAPRSLKESGSVLFGSQETILIPVFLPEGPPKIIDQCLLEEPRAMSFLYTDLYDEAMGVRGRDDDHSDVESTVSEKSYKRRFSEDEDEEGYLERFILKDETPSAEDPPEVTDDTEAGRIIWPQNKFELTGCLKRVKEVDDSGEDKTEIPPTEQMTESEKAQPEDTGKQEKVSQEPITEATDESKIEQEKEGDTEVCVGNHCRPCDSEKVIHESPGCVIQKDFRSSILEERAETVSEIRKHDDIPEKVKDSKETPGETKDISGTILKKSPDVPNEVYQKSESEEVMKDTIKEPVNSQDLKTSSPEDVSEKTSETPIIIEEPSVKKMEEVTEIQSDTKISKEPVKEDTEVKKSDEIVAEQARPDIKSQVEVEESVIRKEEPTVPIAKSKVIVTAPEAIKVSEDVQPPSAVSAEQHRTDGISQVPNEVAGGSKDIISQKKKDNSTLAAVIIKEEDVIKCVPEVETEDLKPDTTEQEEVTDTLLDEKSEAIEKTVKDDNLISVAKDTMDASEPQLSVEFPQSEVQEQVDAIQEQELDKPVEKMSEASELLQGISPALQVNAEVISAGPEPEKGEEMNHATETPVEKIQYLTESEELVDETEEKNENSEASNEMATVLQVNTDIVCDAHEPKQVEDKQSTVILSPSNIETIDLVVANREKLAEAGVTITKHVVKQAQRITGKEAVVPIIEVFLGKVPLPLDMATENQLPTSKPEMPPVASGLKESEEPVTRTTEGVTSVQKDLKQEVLPETDAESDKEAVQQSEEAELEKVKPEVRELQALDKPKVEVDVMPEKVNEESIVPTEAGGDSRIEVTQDDIKAAVDKLDSVKPDIAVSDKIVSDAVAEIPSVETPGSEVVSAETKVPDKTVSCVEAEIPSVKTPDEVVTVENKVSDTTVDDEVAEIPLVETRNEFLIVENRVSDKTDMVAEIPSVETPGPEVVTVEKVSDKTFSCVGAEIPSVEKPDEVVTVEKVSDETVTDAVAELPSVETPGPKVVTVENKVSDKTVNDVVAEITLVEIPGPEVVSAETKVSDKTVSCVGAEIPLVEKPDEVVTVEKVSDKTVNDAEAEIPSVETPGPEVVTEENKVSDKTVNNAVAEIPSVEIPGPEVVTVENKVSDTIVDDVVAELPSVETPGPEVVTEENKVSDKTVNDAVAEIPSVEIPGPEVVTVENKVSDTIVDNVVAELPSVETPGPEVVTEENKVSDKTVNDVVAEIPLVEIPGPEVVSAETKVSDKTVSCVGAEIPSVETPDEVVTAENKVSDTTVDDVAEIPSVEKPNEVLIVENKVSDKTDMVAEIPSVEIPGPEVVTEEEVSDKTVTDAVAEIPSVETFGPEVVTVENKAVRTPSPSAAPALVKVEEVTTEDRKEGEPEGPVFSPLRSFSPQEDLSVLPEPECLKDPEYHDETAEELGYEIVTPQEAREYPGVETEVIPEEEEDEHLAEGDTSKVLEEEAAEDVLEADYEIIEASESIQLSEEDQAKMQLLDTFCLVCQCPVMMMEEHQNHDVCRLDKAHEDLKDRLSNRISTLQERSENIEDMVSEIELAYNSVEEHCKTNEQAMDDQNEEMLKLVMDQYNEMSNAMEEEKKAKLEKLYDQIVSFQESIDAAKEMLEKNLSLEDESDPFMFVISSKDINMSLAKALESTMSLELGPRGLSVFDDYAKGSGNGQKHRKGIPVPQKPHLQPQEANSATTNSVTVYWTVNEGDIIDCFQVYCMEDPQGAISEEYRVTVKESYCTLEELDPDKSYKVWVMAVNYTGCSLASERLSFKTAPSVPVIQPKECTVLWDSATLRWTTEQPSAAESFTLEYCRQYACEGEGLRSISGIKGYEQRVLLQPNENYLFYIKAVNSAGASEQSEAALISTRGQPVTPTPLYMYQKLYKRDLPEIKCRP